In Phoenix dactylifera cultivar Barhee BC4 chromosome 11, palm_55x_up_171113_PBpolish2nd_filt_p, whole genome shotgun sequence, the following are encoded in one genomic region:
- the LOC103705218 gene encoding uncharacterized protein LOC103705218 codes for MVTYRKRKASLAKAAFELSTLCNVPTAVVCFDPDGRPDTWPDDDGAVRGIVAGYRNLVGQERCKPAIAQLRCLAGQVGEYEGQNLMGCGLSWLDGLPEESLRELAYSMESSLEPVRNRIQLLRDAERDQSSHCSTGEQGQGSLPNTPMEYPDAPIESKAALEQSGGFICSSEDPVMAFDPYPVNDAFMDVPVEPNQVDASSYALTYFNHGQEQSGGFICSSEDPVMAFDPYPVNNALTDVPVEPNQVDTSSTSFNHGQEQSGGFIFSSENPVMAFDPYPVNNAFTAVPVKLNQVDTSSYASTSFNHGQKAMESLSAPSFPAPLPSTSEHNIAFDSDRPLFSPDRSFGFVESLFQMGGGDASPCLNHGHEAMRESLASSAPSPFAMPPSAAAALAYNRAFGIDLPSLPPESGFPTGGGDASTFLNHGHKAMRDSMASFAPSSIATLPSIAATSVCNIAFGSYLPSLPLESSSGFPGGQFPMGGGESS; via the coding sequence ATGGTCACCTACCGGAAGAGAAAAGCGAGCCTGGCGAAGGCGGCCTTCGAGCTCTCCACGCTCTGCAACGTCCCTACGGCCGTCGTATGCTTCGATCCCGACGGCAGGCCCGACACATGGCCGGACGACGACGGAGCAGTCCGCGGGATCGTCGCCGGATACCGGAACCTCGTCGGCCAGGAGCGCTGCAAGCCTGCCATCGCCCAGTTGAGATGCCTCGCAGGCCAAGTCGGCGAGTACGAGGGACAAAATCTCATGGGCTGTGGTCTCAGCTGGCTCGATGGCTTGCCGGAGGAGTCGCTGAGAGAGCTGGCTTACTCCATGGAATCGAGCTTGGAGCCTGTCAGGAATAGAATCCAACTGCTCAGAGACGCCGAGCGCGACCAAAGCAGCCACTGCAGCACCGGCGAACAAGGTCAAGGTAGTCTTCCTAATACTCCCATGGAGTATCCTGATGCGCCAATAGAATCCAAGGCAGCGTTGGAACAGAGTGGAGGATTTATTTGTTCCTCGGAAGATCCGGTTATGGCCTTCGATCCATATCCCGTAAATGATGCTTTCATGGACGTTCCGGTGGAGCCGAACCAAGTGGACGCGAGTTCTTATGCGTTAACCTACTTCAACCATGGACAGGAACAGAGTGGAGGATTTATTTGTTCCTCGGAAGATCCGGTTATGGCCTTCGATCCATATCCCGTAAATAATGCTTTAACTGACGTTCCGGTGGAGCCGAACCAAGTGGACACGAGTTCAACCTCCTTCAATCATGGACAGGAACAGAGTGGAGGTTTTATTTTTTCCTCTGAAAATCCGGTTATGGCCTTCGATCCATATCCCGTAAATAATGCTTTCACGGCCGTTCCGGTGAAGCTGAACCAAGTGGACACGAGTTCTTATGCGTCAACCTCCTTCAATCATGGACAGAAAGCTATGGAGTCTCTCTCCGCACCATCGTTTCCTGCGCCATTGCCATCCACTTCGGAGCACAACATAGCCTTTGACAGCGACCGTCCTTTATTCTCACCAGACCGCAGCTTTGGTTTCGTCGAGAGCCTTTTTCAGATGGGAGGTGGTGATGCGTCACCATGCTTGAATCATGGACACGAAGCTATGAGGGAGTCCCTAGCATCGTCCGCACCATCGCCGTTTGCAATGCCGCCATCCGCTGCTGCTGCTCTGGCGTATAATAGAGCCTTTGGCATCGATCTTCCTTCGCTCCCCCCGGAGAGTGGATTTCCGACTGGAGGTGGTGATGCATCAACTTTCTTGAACCATGGACATAAAGCTATGAGAGATTCTATGGCATCGTTCGCACCATCGTCAATTGCAACATTGCCATCCATTGCTGCTACTTCGGTATGTAACATAGCCTTTGGCAGCTACCTTCCTTCACTCCCACTGGAGAGCAGCTCTGGTTTCCCTGGGGGCCAATTTCCGATGGGAGGTGGTGAATCTTCATGA
- the LOC103705183 gene encoding AT-hook motif nuclear-localized protein 1-like isoform X2: MEARFERETWGRKSFNDLVQRNPAQAHPLKNDVQSISSLEGVTVSKSTVTRSMQCMGVPVIREHGWLRKHGTDAIVALETIPESMTAPGPSNAVGGFSPSSSAAATLTVEAMNKAKHRLPGSRRKRRMEAPGSSETGFVAQVVTVDTGEDVVSKIMTFLQQGPRAVCILSACGVISKVTFQQATTSSETMIYEGHFEILSLSGLSLPSESGDQCSRAGRLSVSLAFLDGRILGGVPGLMTAASTVQVVLGSFIAENREVSDAAPGEAMGACNPPSQGTSTGIRNQS; encoded by the exons ATGGAAGCGAGATTTGAGAGAGAAACATGGGGTAGGAAATCCTTCAATGATCTTGTGCAGAGAAATCCAGCCCAAGCACATCCTCTTAAAAATGATGTGCAATCGATATCCTCTTTAGAGGGAGTTACTGTCAGTAAATCTACTGTTACCAGAAGCATGCAATGCATGGGAGTGCCAGTGATTAGGGAACATGGATGGCTAAGGAAGCATGGTACAGATGCGATCGTGGCACTTGAAACAATCCCCGAATCCATGACAGCTCCTGGCCCATCCAATGCTGTAGGAGGgttctctccctcttcttcagCAGCTGCAACACTCACAGTGGAGGCTATGAATAAAGCAAAGCATCGGCTGCCAGGTTCAAGAAGAAAGCGGCGGATGGAAGCACCAG GATCATCTGAGACTGGATTTGTCGCGCAAGTTGTTACTGTTGATACTGGCGAG gATGTTGTATCCAAAATTATGACCTTTTTACAACAAGGACCACGTGCTGTTTGTATACTATCTGCATGCGGGGTTATTTCCAAAGTGACCTTCCAACAGGCAACGACCTCTTCTGAGACTATGATTTATGAG GGTCATTTTGAAATTCTGTCACTTTCTGGCTTGTCGCTGCCATCAGAGAGTGGGGACCAGTGCAGCCGTGCAGGAAGGCTAAGTGTGTCACTTGCTTTCCTTGATGGTCGCATTCTAGGTGGTGTGCCAGGACTCATGACAGCAGCATCTACTGTGCAG GTGGTCTTGGGCAGTTTTATTGCTGAGAACAGAGAAGTATCAGATGCTGCACCAGGTGAAGCCATGGGAGCTTGCAATCCACCATCACAAGGCACATCAA CTGGGATAAGAAATCAGAGTTGA
- the LOC103705183 gene encoding AT-hook motif nuclear-localized protein 1-like isoform X1, whose amino-acid sequence MEARFERETWGRKSFNDLVQRNPAQAHPLKNDVQSISSLEGVTVSKSTVTRSMQCMGVPVIREHGWLRKHGTDAIVALETIPESMTAPGPSNAVGGFSPSSSAAATLTVEAMNKAKHRLPGSRRKRRMEAPGSSETGFVAQVVTVDTGEDVVSKIMTFLQQGPRAVCILSACGVISKVTFQQATTSSETMIYEGHFEILSLSGLSLPSESGDQCSRAGRLSVSLAFLDGRILGGVPGLMTAASTVQVVLGSFIAENREVSDAAPGEAMGACNPPSQGTSSEFSGSPKSLVFGNTGTWNSN is encoded by the exons ATGGAAGCGAGATTTGAGAGAGAAACATGGGGTAGGAAATCCTTCAATGATCTTGTGCAGAGAAATCCAGCCCAAGCACATCCTCTTAAAAATGATGTGCAATCGATATCCTCTTTAGAGGGAGTTACTGTCAGTAAATCTACTGTTACCAGAAGCATGCAATGCATGGGAGTGCCAGTGATTAGGGAACATGGATGGCTAAGGAAGCATGGTACAGATGCGATCGTGGCACTTGAAACAATCCCCGAATCCATGACAGCTCCTGGCCCATCCAATGCTGTAGGAGGgttctctccctcttcttcagCAGCTGCAACACTCACAGTGGAGGCTATGAATAAAGCAAAGCATCGGCTGCCAGGTTCAAGAAGAAAGCGGCGGATGGAAGCACCAG GATCATCTGAGACTGGATTTGTCGCGCAAGTTGTTACTGTTGATACTGGCGAG gATGTTGTATCCAAAATTATGACCTTTTTACAACAAGGACCACGTGCTGTTTGTATACTATCTGCATGCGGGGTTATTTCCAAAGTGACCTTCCAACAGGCAACGACCTCTTCTGAGACTATGATTTATGAG GGTCATTTTGAAATTCTGTCACTTTCTGGCTTGTCGCTGCCATCAGAGAGTGGGGACCAGTGCAGCCGTGCAGGAAGGCTAAGTGTGTCACTTGCTTTCCTTGATGGTCGCATTCTAGGTGGTGTGCCAGGACTCATGACAGCAGCATCTACTGTGCAG GTGGTCTTGGGCAGTTTTATTGCTGAGAACAGAGAAGTATCAGATGCTGCACCAGGTGAAGCCATGGGAGCTTGCAATCCACCATCACAAGGCACATCAAGTGAGTTTTCTGGAAGCCCTAAGAGTCTAGTCTTTGGAAACACTGGCACTTGGAACAGTAATTAG